In Marinobacter antarcticus, one genomic interval encodes:
- a CDS encoding gamma-glutamylcyclotransferase yields the protein MSADTIEHNRKRFDFSGIKSIWLFGYGSLIYKVDFPFLEQRPASIQGWVRRFWQASHDHRGTAEAPGRVVTLIEQPGAVCKGMAFRVSPSVFEHLDVREKNGYLRFSTTLTFESGGHAEGLVYIATEDNEAFLGHAPEADIARQIATAVGPSGPNSEYLFRLADSLRTLGDECTHTFAIEACLKKNS from the coding sequence ATGTCTGCCGATACCATTGAACACAACCGCAAACGCTTCGATTTTTCCGGCATCAAGTCGATCTGGCTGTTCGGTTATGGCTCGCTGATTTACAAAGTGGACTTTCCGTTTCTGGAGCAGCGCCCCGCTTCTATCCAGGGCTGGGTGCGTCGGTTCTGGCAGGCATCTCACGACCATCGTGGAACTGCAGAAGCGCCGGGGCGGGTGGTAACCCTGATAGAACAGCCCGGGGCCGTCTGCAAGGGCATGGCATTCCGGGTTTCGCCCAGTGTGTTTGAACACCTGGATGTGCGTGAAAAGAATGGCTATCTGAGGTTTTCCACAACCTTGACGTTCGAAAGCGGGGGCCATGCCGAAGGGTTGGTATATATCGCTACTGAGGATAATGAGGCATTTCTTGGTCACGCTCCCGAAGCAGATATAGCTCGCCAGATCGCCACAGCAGTTGGCCCCAGCGGCCCCAATTCTGAATATCTTTTCAGGCTGGCAGACTCACTAAGAACACTCGGCGATGAGTGTACTCACACGTTTGCAATTGAGGCGTGTTTGAAGAAAAACTCCTGA
- a CDS encoding DUF2279 domain-containing protein has protein sequence MPPISNDTAFRLGPVLMFTAALILSSRAEAECREPIAPDDQIRRTLSVTATGVGVITAWGIANWDYFTKRPKSSPEGWFGQDTTEGGADKLGHLFTTYATAQGVSSLFEYWCFSPEDAALYGSLSSFVILGYMELGDAFSDYGFSYEDLVANAIGGLAGYYRYRYPSLARKVDLRWEVGFQPNQADITTDYDNSKYLVALKLNGFDTFSDSFLRHFELHAGYYARGYSEPDERNERTLYMGIGLNLTDLFRRHGHRKTATFLNYYQPPGTYIPAEKRLGD, from the coding sequence ATGCCGCCAATATCAAACGACACAGCGTTTCGTCTCGGCCCGGTCCTGATGTTCACGGCCGCGTTAATCTTGTCATCGCGAGCCGAAGCCGAGTGCCGTGAGCCCATCGCGCCAGACGATCAGATCCGCCGGACCCTGAGTGTGACAGCCACCGGTGTGGGCGTGATTACCGCCTGGGGAATCGCGAACTGGGATTACTTCACGAAACGGCCCAAGTCATCGCCAGAGGGCTGGTTCGGGCAGGATACTACGGAAGGTGGGGCCGACAAACTGGGGCATTTGTTCACCACCTACGCGACCGCCCAAGGCGTTTCCAGTCTGTTTGAATACTGGTGCTTCTCTCCGGAAGACGCTGCCTTGTATGGTTCCCTGTCTTCCTTTGTCATCCTTGGCTATATGGAGCTGGGGGATGCCTTCAGCGACTATGGGTTTTCCTACGAAGACCTGGTCGCCAATGCCATCGGCGGTCTGGCAGGGTACTACCGGTACCGGTATCCGAGCCTGGCCAGAAAGGTCGATCTGCGCTGGGAAGTCGGTTTTCAGCCAAATCAGGCGGATATCACCACCGACTATGACAACTCAAAATACCTGGTGGCACTCAAGCTGAACGGCTTCGATACCTTCAGCGACAGTTTTCTCCGACACTTCGAACTGCACGCCGGCTATTACGCCAGAGGCTACTCAGAGCCGGACGAGCGCAATGAGCGAACCCTGTATATGGGCATCGGCCTGAACCTGACGGATCTATTCCGGCGCCACGGTCACAGGAAAACAGCCACCTTCCTCAACTATTATCAGCCACCGGGCACTTATATCCCCGCAGAGAAAAGGCTGGGCGACTGA
- the lhpI gene encoding bifunctional Delta(1)-pyrroline-2-carboxylate/Delta(1)-piperideine-2-carboxylate reductase — MRIISAQEVAGALAWPALIERLANTFRHGVEAPPRHHHAMHRPDGEATMLLMPAWEQAGYIGMKMVNVFPQNANAGLPAISGLYILCEGQHGTPLACIDGSALTSRRTAAASALAARELSRQDASSLLVVGTGKLAPMLIEAHAAVRPIRKVRIWGRNPDKAAALAERFRDRFDCEPVNDLETAVPAADIISCATLSTEPLIRGEWLQPGSHLDLVGAFRPTMRETDSECVARSEVFVDTYAGAMGEAGDLLQAIDEGAFSETSMRAELAELIRGDKPGRTSDDAITLFKSVGASLEDLAAAIEVWEALEGS, encoded by the coding sequence ATGCGTATTATTTCTGCACAGGAGGTCGCGGGCGCGCTGGCATGGCCGGCACTGATCGAACGTCTCGCCAATACGTTCCGTCATGGCGTGGAAGCGCCACCTCGACACCATCATGCCATGCATCGGCCGGATGGCGAGGCCACCATGCTGCTGATGCCCGCCTGGGAACAGGCGGGATACATCGGTATGAAAATGGTCAACGTGTTCCCACAAAATGCCAACGCCGGCCTGCCGGCGATCTCCGGTCTTTATATTCTGTGCGAAGGCCAGCACGGCACTCCACTGGCCTGCATCGATGGCAGCGCGCTGACCAGTCGGCGCACTGCGGCGGCTTCCGCCCTGGCCGCCCGTGAGCTGTCGCGACAAGACGCGTCATCACTGCTGGTGGTCGGCACCGGCAAGCTGGCGCCCATGCTGATCGAAGCCCATGCCGCGGTGCGCCCTATCCGCAAAGTGCGGATCTGGGGTCGTAATCCGGACAAGGCCGCAGCGCTGGCTGAACGCTTTCGCGACCGTTTTGACTGTGAGCCGGTGAATGACCTGGAAACTGCCGTTCCGGCGGCAGACATCATCAGCTGCGCGACCCTGTCCACCGAACCGCTGATCCGGGGGGAATGGCTGCAACCCGGCAGCCATCTGGATCTGGTAGGCGCGTTCCGGCCAACCATGCGGGAAACCGACAGTGAGTGCGTGGCCCGCAGCGAGGTATTCGTGGATACCTACGCCGGTGCCATGGGCGAGGCTGGAGACCTGCTTCAGGCCATCGACGAGGGTGCGTTCAGTGAAACCAGCATGCGCGCCGAACTGGCGGAACTGATTAGGGGCGACAAGCCCGGACGCACGAGTGACGATGCCATAACTCTGTTCAAATCCGTGGGCGCCTCGCTGGAAGACCTTGCCGCCGCTATCGAGGTATGGGAAGCCCTGGAAGGTAGCTAG
- a CDS encoding DMT family transporter: MSGKTVNSAILLLVIGNAMALVSDVFIKLMEPGAPIFQFAFLRCLITLAFLLPLARKIDRNNLFAGLKVHAIRAHIHLAGLLCMIVALSNLPLATANAVFYAAPILVMVFSVFIFRESLTPLSVFAVFSGFAGIVVILRPVEFNWAAIAALGSALALAINAVMVRKLPKNQTTVHKLILNYLLVIPASGLLAVWEWQQGATWHPEILFTAAGSALFILGYNITVLLAYRQVDANQVTSAEYTGLIWAVGIGWIWFNEVPDWWFLVGSMMVVIPLVLTGLDQRRKSPARGFNPAAREKRLSTKVEA, from the coding sequence ATGTCGGGGAAAACCGTTAACAGCGCCATACTACTTCTAGTGATCGGCAATGCCATGGCACTGGTCTCCGACGTGTTCATCAAACTTATGGAGCCGGGCGCGCCGATTTTTCAGTTTGCGTTTCTGCGCTGCCTGATCACCCTCGCGTTCCTGCTACCGCTGGCGCGCAAGATCGACCGCAACAATCTGTTTGCCGGGCTCAAAGTACATGCGATCCGGGCGCACATTCATCTGGCGGGCCTCCTGTGCATGATCGTGGCTCTGAGTAACCTGCCGCTGGCCACGGCTAACGCGGTGTTTTATGCAGCACCGATTCTGGTGATGGTGTTTTCGGTCTTTATTTTCCGGGAATCTTTGACTCCCCTCAGCGTATTTGCGGTGTTCAGTGGTTTTGCCGGCATTGTGGTTATCCTGCGCCCGGTAGAGTTCAACTGGGCCGCCATCGCTGCGCTGGGGTCCGCGCTTGCGCTGGCTATCAACGCCGTCATGGTGCGTAAACTGCCGAAGAACCAGACGACGGTTCACAAGCTGATTCTCAACTACCTGTTGGTCATACCCGCATCCGGGCTGCTCGCTGTATGGGAATGGCAACAGGGCGCAACCTGGCACCCGGAGATCCTGTTCACCGCGGCCGGTTCTGCACTTTTTATTCTGGGCTACAACATCACCGTTCTGCTGGCCTACCGCCAGGTAGACGCAAACCAAGTAACCAGTGCGGAATACACGGGCCTGATCTGGGCTGTGGGTATCGGCTGGATCTGGTTTAACGAGGTACCGGACTGGTGGTTCCTGGTAGGCAGCATGATGGTTGTTATACCTCTGGTGCTGACAGGTCTGGACCAGCGGCGGAAATCGCCTGCCAGGGGGTTCAATCCCGCTGCTCGTGAGAAGCGCCTGTCGACTAAGGTCGAGGCCTGA
- a CDS encoding LysR family transcriptional regulator: MKLPPLKALPVFEAVARLNSFSMAAQELAVSQSAVSHQIKQLETYLGEKLFWRSGRTLTLTDEGRQYLDAISTALLQIERASEQLLGHEESRLRLSVFSSFAVRWLVPRLPGLQRLHPQVELALEMSSENPVLSDRVADCFITIHRDSPAYSYELLYVERLFPVCSQDYWQRIRRELGREAALTGRDEPAMTTAEIARFPLLSIHSIYDKAAGDWEAWFRNVNETIPSGARVQHFSHMLLALEAARFHQGIALTNDYMLSTRKDSEEFVRLPSHSLVTGDKFYFAWKTSRRRERGIQILRRWLVSEAIEGGLRSEVG, translated from the coding sequence ATGAAGCTGCCTCCTCTCAAAGCCCTGCCGGTATTCGAAGCCGTTGCCCGCCTCAACAGTTTTTCCATGGCGGCACAGGAGCTGGCGGTGAGCCAGAGCGCGGTGAGCCATCAGATCAAACAATTGGAAACCTATCTTGGTGAGAAACTGTTCTGGCGCAGTGGGCGCACGCTCACGCTTACGGACGAAGGTCGTCAGTATCTGGATGCCATCAGCACCGCCTTGCTGCAGATAGAGCGGGCCAGCGAACAACTGCTGGGGCACGAGGAATCCCGGCTGCGGTTGTCGGTATTCAGTTCCTTCGCTGTGCGCTGGCTGGTGCCCCGGCTGCCGGGCTTGCAACGGCTTCACCCGCAGGTGGAGCTGGCGCTGGAAATGAGCAGTGAAAACCCGGTGCTGTCCGACCGCGTAGCGGACTGCTTTATCACTATCCACAGGGACTCACCGGCCTACAGTTACGAGCTTTTGTATGTGGAGCGGCTTTTCCCCGTGTGCAGCCAGGATTACTGGCAACGCATCCGGCGGGAACTAGGGCGAGAGGCAGCTCTAACAGGGCGCGACGAACCGGCCATGACGACGGCCGAGATAGCGCGCTTTCCTCTATTATCCATCCACAGTATCTACGATAAAGCGGCGGGTGACTGGGAGGCCTGGTTCCGAAACGTGAACGAAACTATCCCTTCCGGCGCTCGCGTCCAGCACTTCAGTCATATGCTGCTTGCTCTCGAGGCCGCGCGCTTTCACCAGGGAATTGCACTGACCAACGATTACATGCTCAGTACCCGTAAGGACTCAGAAGAGTTTGTGCGGTTACCCAGTCATTCGCTGGTTACCGGGGACAAATTCTATTTTGCCTGGAAAACCAGCCGCAGGCGGGAGCGCGGTATTCAGATACTGCGTCGCTGGCTGGTCAGTGAGGCGATTGAAGGAGGGCTCCGGAGTGAGGTGGGTTGA
- a CDS encoding branched-chain amino acid ABC transporter permease translates to MTNRILFILMLIAGLTAPFFAYPVFVMDLLCFALFACAFNLLLGYAGLLSFGHAAFFGGAAYITGYVTKEWGFSPLLGILAGTGFTMVLGSIFGFLAIRRQGIYFAMVTLALAQIIYFLALQMPFTGGENGLQGIPRGELFGFIDLNNSLAMYYFVFAIFLIGFGIIYRTIYSPFGVVLEAIRENESRALSLGYDVDHFKLLAFIISATIAGLAGATKAIVFQFAALTNAHWQTSGEVILMTLVGGLGTVFGPVVGAITVGALSHELSAFGSWVQVILGTIFVVCVMVFRRGIVGEIQRLTTRKQD, encoded by the coding sequence ATGACCAACCGTATCCTGTTTATTCTGATGCTTATTGCCGGCCTGACCGCACCGTTCTTTGCCTACCCGGTGTTTGTCATGGACCTTCTGTGCTTCGCGCTGTTTGCGTGCGCTTTCAACCTGTTACTGGGTTATGCCGGGCTCTTATCATTTGGACACGCTGCTTTTTTCGGCGGCGCGGCCTACATCACGGGGTATGTCACCAAGGAATGGGGCTTTTCGCCGCTACTCGGTATATTGGCGGGCACCGGGTTTACCATGGTTCTCGGCAGCATTTTTGGCTTCCTGGCGATTCGCCGGCAAGGCATCTATTTCGCCATGGTCACCCTGGCGCTGGCACAGATCATCTATTTTCTGGCGCTGCAGATGCCGTTTACCGGCGGAGAGAACGGTTTACAGGGCATCCCCCGGGGCGAGCTATTCGGATTCATTGACCTGAACAACTCCCTCGCCATGTATTATTTTGTTTTCGCCATTTTCCTGATCGGATTCGGCATCATCTACCGCACGATTTATTCGCCGTTCGGTGTCGTACTCGAGGCAATCCGGGAGAACGAATCCCGCGCCTTGTCGCTGGGGTATGACGTAGACCACTTCAAGCTGCTGGCCTTCATTATCTCCGCTACGATTGCCGGACTGGCCGGAGCCACCAAGGCGATCGTTTTCCAGTTTGCGGCACTCACCAACGCACACTGGCAAACCTCCGGCGAAGTCATACTGATGACCCTCGTGGGTGGGCTCGGCACCGTATTTGGCCCGGTCGTTGGCGCCATCACCGTCGGTGCCCTCAGTCACGAACTCTCAGCCTTCGGCTCCTGGGTGCAGGTGATTCTGGGGACGATCTTTGTGGTGTGCGTGATGGTATTCCGGCGTGGCATTGTCGGTGAGATCCAGCGACTAACCACCCGTAAACAGGATTAG
- a CDS encoding phosphoethanolamine transferase, whose product MSLSSKRSFHAETAAPGGTGRFQWPAIKPHWMVLIGAIALTGFYNFPFYSAIERYVGFEQPMLMVKLVFLLLLVNHLLISLFSFRFALKPALVFLFFSAALSGYFMNAYGVLIDKHMLQNALETDVHEARGLLSTGMLIHMAIFFVVPAVLLYLIRVKWPPGFKKVTHWLAPIAIDVALILVLALTSYQEMASTFRNHRDIKDLVVPVNSVAALGSLVSKVAAAQFPQEYQQVGLDATVSLPVADRAKPNLVVFVLGETARADHFGLNGYERNTTPELSQLVREPGGKLVNFPQVSSCGTATALSVPCMFSWLGRPDYDEAVAKNSDNYLDIMARAGIVSTWLDNNSGCKGVCDRIPTTRPEDIELCQGEYCDDLVLLKGAHEQLDAGDNKDHFMVLHQLGSHGPEYYKRSKPDQKKFLPECESNEFQTCDQQAIINAYDNSILVTDELLGDTVRMLKSMQSDYNTALVYVSDHGESLGESGIYLHGIPYMLAPEAQTHVPMVMWLSDGFQIANRIDAECLNQVASQPLSHDNLFSSMLGMMNVESEAVKPSLNIFEDCRAQ is encoded by the coding sequence ATGTCCTTGTCCTCTAAACGCTCTTTCCATGCAGAAACTGCCGCGCCTGGTGGAACTGGTCGGTTTCAATGGCCCGCGATCAAACCCCACTGGATGGTGTTAATTGGCGCCATTGCCCTGACCGGGTTCTACAACTTTCCATTCTATTCCGCCATTGAGCGATACGTTGGCTTTGAACAGCCGATGCTTATGGTCAAGCTCGTCTTTCTGTTGCTACTGGTCAATCATCTGTTGATCAGCCTGTTTTCGTTTCGATTTGCCTTAAAGCCGGCACTGGTGTTCCTGTTTTTCAGTGCTGCACTCAGCGGTTATTTCATGAATGCCTACGGTGTGCTGATAGACAAGCACATGCTTCAGAACGCGCTGGAAACCGATGTGCACGAGGCCCGTGGTCTGCTCAGCACCGGAATGCTTATTCATATGGCGATCTTTTTCGTTGTTCCGGCCGTTCTGCTATATCTGATCCGGGTGAAGTGGCCGCCCGGGTTTAAAAAGGTCACGCACTGGCTTGCTCCGATAGCAATCGATGTGGCGCTCATTCTGGTGTTGGCGTTGACCAGCTATCAGGAGATGGCCTCAACGTTTCGTAATCACCGGGATATCAAGGATCTTGTTGTGCCGGTGAACAGTGTGGCTGCCCTGGGATCCCTTGTTAGCAAGGTCGCTGCGGCGCAGTTTCCCCAGGAGTATCAGCAGGTCGGTCTTGATGCGACGGTTTCTCTCCCGGTTGCCGATCGTGCCAAACCCAATCTGGTGGTTTTTGTCCTGGGTGAAACTGCGCGCGCAGATCATTTCGGGCTCAATGGCTATGAGCGCAATACCACACCAGAGCTCAGTCAGCTGGTTCGGGAGCCCGGTGGAAAGCTTGTAAACTTCCCCCAGGTATCGTCCTGTGGAACCGCAACCGCGTTGTCGGTGCCCTGCATGTTTTCCTGGCTGGGAAGGCCGGATTACGACGAAGCGGTGGCAAAAAACAGCGATAACTATCTGGATATCATGGCCCGGGCGGGCATTGTCAGTACCTGGCTAGACAATAATTCCGGCTGTAAGGGAGTGTGTGATCGCATCCCCACAACTCGGCCGGAGGATATTGAATTGTGCCAGGGGGAATACTGTGATGATCTGGTGTTGCTGAAGGGGGCCCATGAACAGCTTGATGCAGGGGATAATAAGGACCATTTCATGGTGTTGCACCAACTGGGCAGTCACGGCCCCGAGTACTACAAGCGCAGTAAACCTGATCAGAAGAAGTTCCTGCCGGAGTGCGAGAGCAATGAGTTTCAGACCTGCGACCAACAGGCTATTATCAACGCCTACGATAACAGCATTCTGGTGACGGACGAGCTGTTGGGTGACACCGTGCGCATGCTGAAATCAATGCAGTCGGACTATAATACCGCTCTGGTGTATGTCTCCGACCATGGCGAGTCACTGGGTGAAAGTGGCATCTACTTGCATGGCATTCCCTACATGCTGGCACCCGAGGCTCAGACTCATGTGCCCATGGTGATGTGGCTGTCGGACGGTTTCCAGATAGCTAACAGGATTGATGCCGAATGCCTGAATCAGGTTGCATCGCAGCCGCTCAGCCACGATAACCTGTTTTCTTCAATGCTGGGCATGATGAACGTTGAGAGCGAGGCGGTGAAGCCGTCACTCAATATTTTCGAGGATTGCAGAGCGCAGTAA
- a CDS encoding Re/Si-specific NAD(P)(+) transhydrogenase subunit alpha, with protein sequence MKLGIPKEIYTDERRVAATPPSVHKLIALGYEVTVEMGAGEAAHYRDEAYEAVGATIAADTRSLWSDADFILKVRAPMQNPALGKHEADLMKEGGFLVSYIWPAQNPELLKQLAARKITTFAIDSLPRISRAQKMDALSAMANIAGYRAVIEAANHFGRFFTGQMTAAGKVPPAKVMVIGAGVAGLAAVGAANSLGAIVRAFDTRLEVKEQIESMGAEFLQLDFDEEEGSGTGGYAKQMSDEFIKAEMALFAEQAKEVDIIITTALIPGKPAPKLITAEMVKSMKPGSVIVDLASERGGNCELTEPGKIAEQHEVTLIGYTDLPSRMAKVASDLYATNLFHLLTELTPEKDGQPQVNMEDDVIRGLTVVLDQDVTWPPPQPQTPVSPKPAPGTEEPSAEQKAAAHKESRRRSLIGKSAVLIVTIAALYGVGAYAPESFLRHFTVFVLACFIGWQVVWNVTASLHTPLMSVTNAISGIIVIGAMLHLAQAENVVVGIMAFVAVLIASINVGGGFRVTHRMLKMFRR encoded by the coding sequence ATGAAACTGGGCATTCCGAAAGAGATATATACAGACGAGCGGCGGGTTGCAGCGACACCACCATCGGTGCACAAGCTGATCGCCTTGGGCTACGAAGTCACTGTTGAGATGGGTGCCGGAGAGGCGGCACACTATCGCGATGAAGCCTATGAGGCCGTTGGCGCGACCATTGCGGCGGATACCCGCTCGCTATGGAGCGATGCGGATTTCATCCTGAAAGTCCGCGCACCCATGCAGAATCCGGCACTGGGCAAGCATGAAGCCGATCTGATGAAGGAAGGCGGCTTTCTCGTCAGTTATATCTGGCCAGCCCAGAACCCGGAACTCCTAAAGCAACTTGCTGCCCGCAAAATCACTACGTTCGCCATCGACAGCCTGCCCCGGATCAGCCGGGCCCAGAAAATGGATGCCCTCAGTGCCATGGCGAACATTGCCGGCTATCGGGCAGTGATCGAGGCGGCTAACCATTTCGGGCGTTTCTTTACCGGCCAGATGACGGCAGCCGGCAAGGTGCCACCGGCCAAAGTAATGGTGATCGGTGCCGGCGTGGCTGGGCTCGCGGCTGTCGGCGCTGCCAACAGCCTGGGGGCTATCGTTCGGGCGTTCGATACCCGGCTGGAAGTGAAGGAACAGATTGAAAGCATGGGTGCCGAGTTTCTTCAGTTGGATTTTGATGAGGAAGAAGGTTCTGGCACGGGTGGTTACGCCAAACAGATGAGCGACGAGTTCATCAAGGCGGAGATGGCCCTGTTTGCGGAGCAGGCCAAAGAGGTGGACATTATCATCACCACCGCCCTGATTCCCGGCAAGCCAGCACCCAAACTGATTACGGCGGAGATGGTGAAGTCCATGAAGCCCGGCAGTGTGATTGTTGATCTGGCGTCGGAACGCGGCGGCAACTGCGAACTCACCGAGCCTGGCAAAATTGCGGAACAGCATGAAGTTACGCTGATCGGCTACACGGATCTGCCCAGCCGCATGGCCAAGGTGGCCAGTGACCTTTACGCCACCAACCTTTTCCACCTGCTGACCGAGCTGACGCCGGAGAAAGACGGCCAGCCGCAGGTGAACATGGAAGACGACGTTATCCGTGGCCTCACCGTAGTGCTGGATCAGGATGTTACCTGGCCGCCACCTCAGCCTCAGACCCCGGTCAGTCCGAAGCCCGCGCCGGGCACCGAAGAACCCTCTGCCGAGCAGAAGGCAGCGGCACACAAGGAATCCAGGCGCCGCAGCCTGATTGGCAAAAGCGCCGTGCTGATTGTCACCATTGCTGCACTTTACGGCGTTGGCGCTTACGCACCTGAGAGCTTCCTGCGCCACTTCACGGTGTTTGTGCTGGCCTGTTTTATTGGCTGGCAGGTTGTCTGGAACGTGACCGCCTCTCTGCACACGCCCCTGATGAGTGTAACCAACGCCATCAGCGGCATTATCGTGATTGGTGCCATGCTGCACCTGGCCCAGGCAGAAAACGTCGTGGTCGGGATCATGGCGTTTGTGGCGGTGCTGATTGCCAGCATCAACGTGGGGGGCGGCTTCCGGGTTACCCATCGCATGCTCAAAATGTTCCGCAGATAG
- a CDS encoding MarC family protein, which translates to MIEAFVSTYISSTVRFLFLLAPFFVVTMFLALTRGLPVAEKTSIIRRSTLSALILGLILFFVGPLLFSAIGITLNSFRIGAGSLLFLTAISLVTSGTRNHATGLPDEDRDDIAVVPLAIPVMIGPATIGAILVYGAELSKVTEVVGGLLGLVSSLLVLAVLLHLSGYLEKVLGKTGLNIMSKISGLILSAMAAEIVLTGIAGFIAST; encoded by the coding sequence ATGATCGAAGCGTTTGTCAGTACCTACATCAGCAGCACCGTGCGTTTTCTGTTTCTGCTGGCTCCGTTTTTTGTCGTCACCATGTTCCTGGCGTTGACCAGGGGTTTACCGGTGGCCGAGAAAACGTCGATCATTCGCCGGTCGACGTTGTCCGCACTCATTCTTGGACTTATTCTGTTCTTTGTCGGGCCGCTCCTGTTCAGCGCCATTGGCATCACCCTGAACTCCTTTCGTATTGGCGCCGGCAGTTTGCTGTTCCTGACGGCGATCAGTCTGGTCACTAGCGGTACCCGGAATCACGCCACGGGACTGCCTGACGAAGATCGGGATGACATTGCCGTGGTACCCCTGGCGATTCCGGTGATGATTGGCCCCGCCACCATTGGTGCGATCCTGGTTTATGGTGCTGAACTGAGTAAGGTGACCGAGGTGGTCGGTGGACTGCTTGGTCTGGTATCGAGCCTGCTGGTTCTGGCGGTATTGCTGCATCTGTCGGGTTACCTGGAGAAGGTTCTGGGTAAGACCGGCCTGAATATTATGTCCAAGATCAGTGGTCTGATTTTGTCTGCAATGGCCGCCGAAATTGTGTTGACGGGTATTGCCGGCTTTATCGCAAGCACATAA
- the pntB gene encoding Re/Si-specific NAD(P)(+) transhydrogenase subunit beta codes for MSTGLVSVAYVVASVLFILSLGGLSHQESSRRGNLYGVAGILIALVATIASVSDSGLVAIVIAVLAGASIGIVIANRVEMTQMPQLVALLHSFVGLAAVLVGFSGYIEPLIHTTGAEHTIKLVEVFVGIFIGAVTFTGSLIACGKLDGRIDSKALTLPGRHLMNLAAVLASVLLGAWFLGTGSMALGLIALVLMTVIAAALGIHLIMAIGGADMPVVVSMLNSYSGWAAASIGFMLGNDLLIVTGALVGSSGAILSYIMCKAMNRSFISVILGGFGQTSSSSATAGPEQTALETSADEVCEELRNADSVIIVPGYGMAVAQAQSGVSDLTKLLRERGVTVRFGIHPVAGRLPGHMNVLLAEAHVPYDIVLEMDEINADFPATDVVLVIGANDTVNPAAAEDPGSPIAGMPVLEVWKARHVVILKRGMATGYSGVENPLFFKDNARMLFGDAKDSIDKLVSGLRG; via the coding sequence ATGAGTACAGGACTCGTTAGTGTGGCCTATGTGGTGGCCAGCGTATTGTTTATTCTCAGCCTCGGAGGCCTTAGCCATCAGGAATCCTCGCGCCGGGGCAACCTTTACGGGGTTGCCGGCATTCTCATCGCACTGGTGGCCACGATCGCCAGCGTCAGCGATAGCGGGCTAGTCGCCATTGTGATTGCGGTGTTGGCAGGGGCCAGTATTGGCATCGTCATCGCCAACAGGGTGGAAATGACCCAGATGCCGCAACTGGTGGCCCTGCTGCACAGCTTTGTGGGCCTGGCTGCGGTGTTGGTGGGTTTCTCCGGCTACATTGAGCCGCTGATTCACACCACCGGTGCCGAACACACCATCAAACTGGTGGAAGTGTTTGTCGGTATCTTTATCGGCGCGGTCACCTTTACCGGTTCACTGATCGCCTGCGGCAAGCTTGATGGCCGTATCGACAGCAAAGCCCTCACTCTGCCTGGCCGGCATCTGATGAACCTGGCCGCAGTATTGGCGTCAGTGTTGCTGGGCGCCTGGTTTCTGGGCACCGGCAGCATGGCTCTGGGTTTGATTGCTCTGGTGCTGATGACCGTGATTGCCGCCGCCCTGGGTATTCACCTGATCATGGCCATTGGCGGTGCCGACATGCCCGTAGTGGTCTCCATGCTCAACAGCTACTCCGGCTGGGCCGCGGCTTCCATTGGCTTCATGCTGGGCAATGACCTGCTGATCGTCACCGGCGCGCTCGTCGGCAGCAGCGGTGCCATCCTCAGCTACATTATGTGCAAGGCGATGAACCGGTCGTTTATCAGCGTCATCCTCGGTGGTTTTGGTCAGACCAGCAGCAGTTCCGCCACTGCAGGCCCGGAGCAGACGGCTCTGGAGACCAGTGCTGACGAGGTATGTGAGGAGCTGCGCAACGCCGATTCGGTGATTATCGTACCGGGTTACGGCATGGCCGTGGCGCAGGCACAGAGCGGAGTCAGTGATTTGACCAAACTGCTCAGGGAGCGTGGGGTGACTGTGCGCTTTGGTATTCACCCTGTCGCTGGCCGCCTGCCCGGGCACATGAACGTGTTGCTGGCAGAAGCCCATGTGCCCTACGACATTGTGCTGGAGATGGACGAAATCAATGCGGATTTCCCGGCGACTGACGTAGTGCTGGTTATAGGCGCCAACGATACGGTGAACCCCGCAGCCGCAGAAGACCCGGGCAGCCCGATCGCCGGCATGCCGGTTCTTGAGGTCTGGAAGGCGCGCCATGTGGTAATTCTTAAACGGGGCATGGCAACAGGATATTCCGGGGTGGAAAACCCGCTGTTCTTCAAGGACAACGCCCGCATGCTGTTCGGCGATGCCAAAGACAGCATCGACAAACTGGTGAGCGGGTTACGGGGCTAA